The SAR202 cluster bacterium nucleotide sequence AGAAGATCGTCATCTCCCCCGGCCCGTGCTCGCCCGCGCAGGCCGGCATCTCCAACGACGTCATCCGCCACTTCGGCGGCAAGGTACCCATCCTCGGCGTATGCCTCGGCCACCAGTGCATCGGCTTCAGCATGGGCGGCACCGTCGGCTACGCAGGAGAGATCATGCACGGCAAGACCTCCATGATCCACCACGATGGCAAGGGCGTGTTCAAGGGCCTCCCGAACCCGTTCGAGGCCATCCGCTACCACTCCCTCGCCATCTACAGGGAAGACCTCCCCGCAGACCTCGAGGTGACCGCGTGGACGGACAAGGGTATCATTATGGGCGTTCGGCACAAGACCCTCCCCATCGAGGGCATCCAGTTCCACCCCGAGTCGATCA carries:
- a CDS encoding aminodeoxychorismate/anthranilate synthase component II — translated: MILLLDNYDSFTYNLYQYMSELGADVKVIRNDQTTVEDIDAMAPEKIVISPGPCSPAQAGISNDVIRHFGGKVPILGVCLGHQCIGFSMGGTVGYAGEIMHGKTSMIHHDGKGVFKGLPNPFEAIRYHSLAIYREDLPADLEVTAWTDKGIIMGVRHKTLPIEGIQFHPESIMTKSGKDLLKNFLTGGVSQ